The Leptospira sp. WS39.C2 genome contains a region encoding:
- a CDS encoding AAA family ATPase codes for MEFVTIAGVKVPVLPHSEKFPVFPSSLVETDSVKQTLQKILYPMLEGMPVLLVGDAGVGKNALIYYINSLRNQPTLRFSFNEDTLPEDLIGSYRILLDGKGFTWSNGPLTNALSEGLSFVADEMNLCAPNIIKRFSSVYESNYLDLLEGSGERVKGKTGFWFIGTQNPSEGFEGRKPLPFDITKHFAVVYVDPYTPDEMFFILKKLYPMLSEDVLKQIIRISIESEKRIKSGEIGKGDLEKYHFNLRTLQKYCNRLVLFGAKDKSVSVREALYLFEEPFRKKEDREKQKELIESEFGGSVNLVPTKGYVQSSTIFWNDKEIKTWDETKTISLLSKYPTPEPILHFLDQVFTAIQAKENILIEYREDQDPQEFLPLFTELTGIQIESVMLSKGMHTSDVVGALKPTEEGNIESVTWVDGPLTRAIRKGHIILISGLESAGAELVEKMNMLTDDARSLTLPPESGEYLPVKLTETSVVFGMKSFRASKSVTTISRAFRNRFTPILFPELEDVKVLEEILEFFLPEGVLPRSLARFHLKAKELSDKRTIGSANLMPYRFGIANLLKWKNHIYRYNQTDVKDIAIRGGKIYYTNQIADPKERKELERLLEGYLSGVEVVSTLFEEIEEKKKTFTVESGLNRKNWWDPELHQRDPITGVAKKLNSGEETKRGIEINTPETGGKIKEGADAWYGEDTQGNQGQGEPQGGGGAWGYRTEELYKQFLKKRRLLWDYSIMVGLEEFKSVFGKELEEVELNLEQLFDPEIDIHRMYKNEGSRVDARKYISYKSGRGDTKIFDKTTIEKNDEKLKGVEVTFLVSKCRRIFNFEYSIAMLSALLVSLHILNEHDIKTSVHTFCDIKNSKDTVDIFNLKSAEEDYTSEKEEEVFSALCKNWQGDSIPEFQVLSNCERYFSPDAQTKIIVILSDFRGQRAKTYIEDELASFDTRKMKEAVLKNEEKNYVFLGVGLGSRYIAEHVFHDSLQITADNFYSMPNLIGAEIARLVQIHHSLRQ; via the coding sequence ATGGAATTTGTAACCATCGCCGGTGTGAAAGTACCGGTCCTTCCGCACTCCGAAAAATTTCCCGTTTTTCCTTCTAGCCTGGTTGAAACCGACTCGGTGAAACAAACCTTACAAAAAATCCTTTACCCCATGCTCGAAGGAATGCCTGTCCTTCTCGTGGGAGACGCTGGTGTTGGAAAAAATGCACTCATCTATTATATCAACTCTCTTAGGAACCAACCAACCCTGCGGTTCAGTTTTAACGAGGATACACTCCCTGAAGATTTGATTGGTTCGTATCGTATCCTTCTCGATGGGAAGGGATTCACTTGGTCGAACGGTCCACTTACCAATGCATTGTCCGAAGGACTTAGTTTTGTGGCCGATGAGATGAACCTCTGTGCACCAAACATCATCAAACGATTTTCTTCCGTATATGAATCCAATTACCTCGACTTACTCGAAGGAAGTGGGGAACGAGTGAAAGGTAAAACGGGTTTTTGGTTTATCGGAACCCAAAACCCAAGTGAAGGGTTTGAAGGTCGTAAACCTTTGCCGTTTGATATCACCAAACATTTTGCCGTTGTTTATGTAGACCCGTACACTCCCGATGAGATGTTTTTTATCTTAAAAAAACTTTATCCCATGTTATCGGAAGATGTCTTAAAACAAATCATACGCATCAGTATCGAATCCGAAAAACGAATTAAGTCGGGTGAGATTGGCAAAGGAGATTTAGAAAAATACCATTTTAATTTACGTACCTTACAAAAGTATTGTAACCGTTTGGTGTTATTTGGTGCCAAAGACAAATCGGTTTCGGTTCGCGAAGCCTTGTATCTTTTTGAAGAACCTTTTCGCAAAAAAGAAGATCGTGAAAAACAAAAAGAACTCATTGAATCGGAGTTTGGTGGTTCGGTGAACCTTGTTCCAACAAAAGGGTATGTACAAAGTTCTACCATCTTCTGGAATGACAAAGAAATCAAAACTTGGGACGAAACAAAAACAATCTCCCTACTTTCCAAGTATCCAACACCAGAACCCATCCTGCATTTCCTAGACCAAGTGTTTACGGCCATCCAAGCAAAAGAAAACATTCTCATCGAATACCGAGAAGACCAGGACCCACAAGAATTTTTACCACTCTTTACAGAACTCACAGGCATCCAAATTGAATCTGTGATGTTATCCAAAGGGATGCATACTTCTGATGTGGTGGGTGCCTTAAAACCAACAGAAGAAGGAAATATTGAAAGTGTCACTTGGGTAGACGGACCACTAACGCGTGCCATTCGAAAAGGGCATATCATCCTTATCTCGGGACTTGAATCGGCAGGGGCAGAACTTGTTGAAAAAATGAATATGTTAACCGATGATGCAAGGTCCCTCACACTCCCACCTGAGTCAGGAGAATACCTTCCTGTCAAACTGACAGAAACATCTGTAGTTTTTGGGATGAAGTCTTTTCGTGCATCCAAGTCTGTGACAACGATTTCCCGTGCCTTCCGTAACCGTTTTACTCCGATTTTATTCCCTGAACTCGAAGATGTAAAAGTCCTGGAAGAAATTTTGGAATTCTTTTTACCAGAAGGTGTGTTGCCAAGATCCCTTGCAAGGTTCCACCTCAAAGCAAAAGAGCTTTCAGATAAACGGACGATTGGTTCGGCAAACCTAATGCCATACCGCTTTGGGATCGCAAACCTTCTCAAATGGAAAAACCATATCTATCGTTACAACCAAACCGATGTAAAAGACATTGCGATTCGGGGCGGAAAAATTTATTACACCAATCAAATTGCCGATCCAAAAGAACGAAAGGAACTAGAGCGCCTGTTAGAGGGTTATCTTTCAGGTGTGGAAGTGGTCTCAACACTCTTCGAGGAAATCGAAGAGAAAAAAAAAACATTTACGGTTGAGTCAGGACTAAATCGTAAAAATTGGTGGGACCCTGAGCTCCACCAAAGAGACCCCATCACAGGAGTAGCCAAAAAATTAAACTCAGGTGAGGAAACAAAACGGGGGATTGAGATCAATACCCCCGAAACTGGTGGTAAAATCAAAGAAGGTGCTGATGCCTGGTATGGGGAAGACACACAAGGGAACCAAGGCCAAGGGGAACCACAAGGTGGTGGTGGTGCTTGGGGTTACCGCACCGAAGAACTCTACAAACAATTCTTAAAAAAACGCCGTCTGCTTTGGGACTATTCCATTATGGTGGGTCTCGAAGAGTTCAAATCGGTATTCGGAAAAGAACTCGAAGAAGTCGAACTCAACTTAGAGCAACTCTTTGATCCTGAAATTGACATCCACCGCATGTACAAAAACGAAGGCTCAAGGGTAGACGCACGCAAATACATCTCTTACAAAAGTGGAAGGGGTGATACTAAAATCTTCGATAAAACTACTATTGAAAAAAATGATGAAAAACTCAAAGGAGTAGAAGTTACCTTCCTTGTTTCCAAATGCAGAAGGATTTTTAACTTTGAGTATTCGATTGCGATGTTATCGGCCCTTCTTGTGAGTTTGCATATCCTAAACGAACATGATATCAAAACGAGTGTCCATACTTTCTGTGATATCAAAAACTCCAAAGACACTGTGGATATTTTTAATCTCAAATCAGCAGAAGAAGACTACACTTCTGAGAAGGAAGAGGAAGTATTCAGTGCCCTTTGTAAAAATTGGCAAGGGGACAGTATCCCTGAATTCCAGGTCCTTTCCAATTGTGAAAGGTACTTTTCGCCAGATGCCCAAACCAAAATCATAGTCATCCTTTCTGACTTCCGTGGCCAGCGGGCAAAGACTTATATCGAGGATGAACTTGCTTCTTTTGACACGAGAAAGATGAAAGAAGCTGTACTGAAAAACGAAGAGAAAAATTATGTATTTTTAGGGGTAGGACTTGGTTCTCGTTACATTGCAGAACATGTGTTCCACGACTCGCTCCAGATCACGGCTGACAATTTTTATTCGATGCCAAATCTGATTGGGGCAGAAATTGCAAGGCTTGTGCAAATCCACCATTCCTTAAGACAATAA
- the smpB gene encoding SsrA-binding protein SmpB has product MGKTKKDDKPRGTDPLINKKAKFNFELLDSFEAGVVLTGSEVKSLREKKGNLTDCFAKVRNGEVFLENFQIPPYKNGGYANHPEIRPRKLLLKAKEIEKIDRSIKEKGLVLVATRCFFKNNRLVKIDVALAKPKKLYDKRDDIQKKEAKIDMERAMKEHLRK; this is encoded by the coding sequence ATGGGCAAAACCAAAAAAGACGATAAACCACGCGGAACCGATCCTTTAATCAATAAAAAGGCAAAGTTCAATTTCGAACTCCTAGATTCGTTCGAAGCTGGTGTTGTACTCACTGGGTCTGAAGTAAAATCCCTCAGGGAAAAAAAGGGAAACCTTACGGATTGTTTTGCCAAGGTAAGGAATGGGGAAGTATTTTTAGAAAACTTTCAAATCCCTCCTTACAAAAACGGGGGTTATGCGAACCACCCGGAGATTCGTCCACGAAAACTCCTCCTGAAAGCAAAAGAAATTGAGAAAATTGACCGTTCCATCAAAGAGAAGGGGCTTGTGCTTGTTGCCACTCGTTGTTTCTTTAAGAACAACCGTTTGGTGAAGATTGACGTCGCTTTAGCCAAACCTAAAAAATTATACGACAAACGTGACGATATCCAAAAAAAGGAAGCTAAAATCGATATGGAAAGAGCCATGAAGGAACACTTACGCAAATGA
- the der gene encoding ribosome biogenesis GTPase Der, translating to MKGLPVVTIVGRQNVGKSTLFNAILRAQSAITENTAGVTRDVLQKTVERSEFKIPFTLSDTPGLDIENIDEISKEIIEIAFEHLRNSDLILHVIDHKDLRKYDHKLIDLLKKDEVLKEKSVLTLINKVDTEQDEYDLEPFYKLGLNELLPISALGRRNFDLLYQKINFFLPDKIKTQEDPYCKIAIIGKPNSGKSSLLNTFLGYKRAVVSEVPGTTRDSVSDQFYFQNHKLEIIDTAGIRRKSKTGESLEFYSYKRTLHSLGEADVVVLLVDAMKGLGEFDKKIFGEIQELGKPMIVAVNKWDLVPEKESNSWKHYKDRMEGKLSILKERPLLSLSAKEKLRTHKLLEEVVSLYEKSQKKLTTRQLNDWLSKWGGKNKVQKASNRPPKVYYATQVSQIPFKILFFVNDTKLFPSNILSFYRKSIVKEFGLDGLAVEIELRNRNEGKEGRE from the coding sequence ATGAAGGGACTTCCCGTCGTCACCATTGTTGGTAGACAAAATGTGGGAAAATCCACATTATTCAATGCCATCCTCCGAGCACAAAGTGCCATCACGGAAAATACAGCGGGTGTGACACGCGATGTATTACAAAAAACTGTTGAACGTTCTGAATTTAAAATTCCGTTCACTTTGTCAGACACACCAGGGCTTGACATTGAAAACATCGATGAAATCTCAAAAGAAATCATTGAGATCGCTTTTGAACACCTACGCAATTCCGATTTGATTTTACATGTCATCGATCATAAAGACTTACGAAAGTATGATCACAAACTCATTGATCTTTTAAAAAAAGATGAAGTCCTGAAAGAAAAAAGTGTTCTTACTCTTATTAATAAAGTGGATACAGAACAAGACGAATACGATCTGGAACCATTTTACAAACTGGGATTAAACGAACTTCTTCCTATCTCTGCCCTTGGGCGAAGGAATTTTGACCTCCTTTACCAAAAGATTAATTTTTTCCTTCCGGATAAAATCAAAACCCAAGAAGACCCTTATTGTAAAATTGCCATCATCGGAAAACCAAACTCAGGTAAGTCGTCACTTCTCAATACCTTCCTCGGTTACAAACGTGCGGTTGTAAGTGAAGTCCCTGGTACGACACGGGATTCTGTTTCTGATCAGTTTTACTTCCAAAACCATAAATTGGAAATCATCGATACAGCAGGCATACGAAGGAAATCCAAAACAGGCGAAAGTTTAGAATTTTATTCTTACAAACGCACCTTACATAGTTTAGGGGAAGCAGATGTTGTTGTGCTACTTGTCGATGCCATGAAAGGCCTAGGTGAATTTGATAAAAAAATCTTCGGCGAAATCCAAGAACTGGGTAAACCGATGATTGTCGCTGTGAACAAATGGGATTTGGTTCCCGAAAAAGAATCCAATTCTTGGAAACACTACAAAGACCGAATGGAAGGAAAACTTTCCATTCTCAAAGAACGCCCGCTCCTCTCTCTTTCTGCTAAGGAAAAACTCCGTACCCACAAACTCTTAGAAGAAGTGGTTTCCCTCTATGAAAAGTCCCAAAAAAAGCTCACGACCCGGCAATTAAATGACTGGTTAAGCAAGTGGGGGGGAAAAAATAAGGTTCAGAAGGCATCGAACCGACCTCCGAAGGTGTATTACGCCACTCAGGTCTCGCAGATCCCTTTTAAAATATTGTTCTTCGTGAATGACACGAAACTCTTTCCCTCAAATATTTTGAGTTTTTACCGAAAGAGTATTGTAAAGGAATTTGGACTCGATGGCCTAGCTGTTGAAATCGAACTCCGGAACAGAAACGAAGGAAAGGAGGGCAGGGAATGA
- the plsY gene encoding glycerol-3-phosphate 1-O-acyltransferase PlsY, with protein MILAAILFSYLFGGIPVGFILAKQVRGIDIREHGSRNIGATNVGRVIGWKYGFLALLLDALKGAIPVISASYIDSPYSLTTTEILLGSVAILGHTFTPFLHFRGGKGVATALGVYMTLVPIVTLCALLIFFIVYKISGFVSLGSIIGTLSMPLWYFGSSKVLHSADYQPIIFFVLVATFFLITYSHRENIRRLVSGKELRASQDAK; from the coding sequence ATGATTCTTGCCGCGATCCTATTCAGTTACCTTTTTGGTGGCATTCCGGTTGGGTTTATCCTAGCCAAACAAGTGCGAGGGATTGACATCCGTGAGCACGGTAGCCGTAATATCGGCGCCACAAACGTAGGTCGAGTGATTGGTTGGAAGTATGGATTTTTAGCCCTTCTTCTTGATGCTCTCAAAGGTGCCATCCCTGTCATCTCAGCCTCTTATATTGATTCCCCTTATTCCCTCACAACAACGGAAATCCTACTTGGGTCTGTCGCCATCCTGGGACACACCTTCACTCCTTTTCTTCACTTTCGAGGTGGGAAAGGTGTCGCAACGGCTCTTGGGGTGTATATGACTCTTGTCCCCATTGTGACACTTTGTGCTCTTCTGATCTTTTTTATCGTTTATAAAATCTCTGGATTTGTTTCCCTTGGGTCTATCATCGGAACTCTTTCCATGCCCCTTTGGTATTTTGGTTCTTCTAAAGTATTACATAGTGCTGACTACCAACCGATCATCTTTTTTGTGTTAGTGGCTACTTTTTTTCTCATCACTTATTCCCATCGGGAAAATATCAGACGTCTCGTTTCCGGAAAGGAACTGCGAGCTTCCCAAGATGCAAAATGA
- a CDS encoding motility associated factor glycosyltransferase family protein: MSQMIDPISSEIFERKPYLQNYFKNFHSDHQWELVPAKKDGEYYVSLDGNPLSSSFSPLTQAIRLLETYSLKPTDVVILFGLGNPHLLTSVSEKLNPGQILILVGEEETLVPILWDNILKPILQIPGRHLFSGELFYPLFFNYLESLPIERVSGLKILRNPTDTNRNPIYKELEEKTQTVFSAKMSDLLTKFEFERLWIKNSVFNLVHAEKSPPVKYPISKLRDKFKGLTAVLVSAGPSLRKNLSWLQEVRDKVFIFSCDTSLKVLIKAGIQADGVVTLDAQTNSFFHFMGESLADIPLFADLVSSPTLLREPMFQTVVHSVTAKYQVDAEGTLVREVTAGGELAEHAFQDVGDIQSGGSVATTAFDMLRFMGIETVYFLGQDLAYSGREIHSTGTHHNEKWLTQVSRKNSLERINEVIIRKRETRFVPSCNGGEVLTDYVLDLYRHWFEESATSVKEMSLWNVNEDGAKMEGIPSLSPKAAKDKLNLIPNHHYPWRKFPIWSGKETKENRIPERRKEKGQNQNNSSFPKGNKPKNQNSQEMTSQRTISNSGEALFQKIHTDLSFIESKLNSFESESPESSFQDSEIWIWMQSESYLRRLIRKTEIYLLRHRDLDSKRKNQIMIQSIRKEIRYLKRSLYPMMDSFPEKG, from the coding sequence ATGTCCCAAATGATCGATCCGATTTCCAGTGAAATTTTTGAAAGGAAGCCATACTTACAAAATTATTTCAAAAACTTCCACTCTGATCACCAGTGGGAATTGGTCCCGGCAAAGAAAGATGGAGAATATTATGTCTCATTAGATGGAAATCCACTCTCTTCTTCCTTCTCTCCCCTAACACAGGCTATCCGACTTTTGGAAACCTATTCATTAAAACCAACGGATGTGGTGATTTTATTTGGACTTGGGAACCCGCACCTCCTAACAAGTGTCAGTGAAAAATTAAACCCGGGTCAAATATTAATTTTAGTGGGTGAAGAGGAAACCCTTGTCCCTATTTTATGGGATAACATTCTCAAACCCATTTTACAAATACCGGGAAGGCATTTGTTTTCGGGAGAACTCTTTTACCCTTTATTCTTCAATTATTTAGAATCCCTTCCCATCGAACGAGTGAGTGGACTCAAAATCCTTCGGAATCCCACAGACACAAACCGTAATCCCATTTACAAAGAATTAGAAGAGAAAACCCAAACTGTTTTTTCTGCCAAGATGAGTGACCTACTCACCAAGTTTGAGTTTGAAAGGTTATGGATTAAAAATAGTGTATTCAATCTTGTTCACGCAGAAAAATCTCCTCCTGTCAAATACCCTATCTCCAAACTTCGAGACAAATTCAAAGGACTCACCGCCGTACTCGTGTCAGCTGGTCCCAGTTTAAGAAAGAACTTATCTTGGTTACAGGAAGTACGAGACAAAGTTTTTATTTTTTCTTGTGATACTTCTCTCAAAGTTCTCATCAAAGCTGGCATCCAAGCAGATGGAGTGGTCACACTCGATGCCCAAACAAATTCCTTTTTTCATTTTATGGGTGAATCACTCGCCGATATCCCACTTTTTGCTGACCTAGTGAGTTCCCCGACACTTCTGCGGGAACCAATGTTCCAAACTGTAGTTCATTCCGTCACTGCCAAATACCAAGTCGATGCGGAAGGGACACTCGTAAGGGAAGTCACAGCTGGTGGGGAACTTGCTGAACATGCCTTCCAAGATGTAGGCGATATTCAATCAGGTGGGTCTGTGGCCACAACTGCCTTTGATATGTTGCGTTTTATGGGTATTGAGACAGTTTACTTTTTAGGACAAGACCTTGCTTATTCCGGAAGGGAGATCCATTCCACAGGCACACATCATAATGAAAAATGGTTAACACAAGTCAGTCGAAAGAATAGTCTTGAACGGATCAATGAAGTGATCATCCGCAAACGTGAAACCCGTTTTGTTCCCTCTTGTAATGGAGGTGAAGTGTTAACAGATTATGTTCTGGATTTATACCGGCACTGGTTTGAAGAGTCTGCTACAAGTGTGAAAGAAATGTCCCTCTGGAATGTGAACGAAGACGGGGCAAAAATGGAAGGGATCCCCTCCCTTTCTCCCAAGGCTGCTAAAGACAAGTTAAACTTGATTCCAAATCATCATTACCCATGGCGAAAGTTTCCCATTTGGTCGGGAAAAGAAACGAAAGAGAATAGGATACCCGAAAGAAGGAAAGAAAAAGGACAAAATCAAAACAATTCATCGTTTCCAAAAGGAAACAAACCGAAAAATCAAAACTCACAGGAAATGACTTCGCAAAGAACCATTTCCAACAGTGGCGAAGCTCTTTTCCAAAAGATACACACTGATCTATCTTTTATCGAATCCAAACTGAATTCATTTGAAAGTGAATCTCCTGAATCGTCCTTCCAAGATTCTGAAATTTGGATTTGGATGCAAAGTGAATCTTACTTACGTAGGCTCATTCGTAAAACTGAGATTTATCTATTACGCCACAGAGATTTGGATTCCAAACGTAAAAACCAAATTATGATCCAGTCCATTCGAAAGGAAATCCGTTATTTAAAACGAAGTCTTTATCCAATGATGGATTCATTTCCTGAAAAAGGATGA
- a CDS encoding chromosome segregation SMC family protein, whose product MHLKSLNIVGFKTFADETEINFDPGFTAVVGPNGSGKSNIVDSVKWVFGEKSAKGLRGEKMDDVIFHGTESRRAAGFSEVSILFDNDDRFFNIDYPSVKITRRLYPDGENEYYLNDIRTTRKDIEKTLLDTGIGKSSYSILEQGRVDQILNSKPEERRAIFEEAAGVSRFKLDRKEATKKLEDTNQNLLRIHDIMSSMQKDLEVKEKQSEKAEQYFKLKSDLDESDKNLRYLKLRDFKRRMKKSDEDLLEIREKNKSILSLIQNETNLISEKETTKEAKEREIAEIDKKLFDHLSKSQIQKEKIAKNKTFIQEYELRIGEIQSSLELENQATIKLEVEKKAIELENERQREIQATLQEEITELESKRVSLELSIKEEEKAIEEKETRIGENEKRHITLREKQKTVILELIQELENKKRESKEGEELRNQNKLELVSLSNEFQTKLQSALHQLESSNLDEAKESLKGIRFDLYSEKLIGFLKKEDDFRNLLFDKDGILSKKESIDQEIEDLILENENLTRGIRDNQSNIILFRNRWEETRTQIVELEKKLLESNSRLENQQKEITVLEERIGEIQHRILSAKEQESVIREKKEGLEKEVEFLEKEIAEAYQEFLSMSRILESEKETLQTLVEEISGIKSNISKNQEVFQNLLPLLSEKERTSSALKVQIDSLVEELYNDYSLTDSELETERGGFELDQKAEERRLRSAKSEIQLLGSINPLAIEEYRNIKEIYEHNLKQKQDIESSKKDIEEVLKRINEESEKLFQLTFERIKENFQETFSTLFNGGRATLELTEKEDSLNSGVEIMAEPPGKHVQNLRLLSGGEKSLTAIALLFAIYMVKPSPFCFLDEIDAALDEANKLRFCQILDRFKDKTQFIVVSHAQSTISRANAIFGVTNEEPGISKILSLRLDEAKSFSKQITQKTGTEN is encoded by the coding sequence ATGCATTTAAAAAGCCTAAACATTGTTGGATTCAAAACATTTGCAGATGAGACCGAGATCAATTTTGATCCAGGGTTTACCGCTGTCGTCGGACCTAATGGTTCTGGGAAATCAAATATTGTCGATTCCGTTAAATGGGTTTTTGGTGAAAAAAGTGCCAAAGGACTCCGCGGGGAAAAGATGGATGATGTCATTTTCCATGGAACAGAGAGTAGGCGAGCTGCAGGGTTTTCTGAAGTTTCCATCCTCTTCGACAACGATGACCGTTTTTTTAATATCGATTACCCATCTGTCAAAATCACACGTCGGCTTTACCCTGACGGCGAAAACGAATACTATTTAAACGATATCCGCACCACAAGAAAGGACATCGAAAAAACCTTACTCGATACAGGGATTGGGAAATCCAGTTATAGCATCTTAGAACAAGGTCGCGTGGACCAAATCCTCAATTCGAAACCAGAAGAAAGGCGTGCCATCTTTGAAGAAGCGGCTGGGGTAAGTCGTTTTAAATTAGACCGAAAAGAAGCGACTAAAAAATTAGAAGACACAAACCAAAACCTACTTCGCATCCATGACATCATGAGTTCCATGCAAAAGGATTTGGAAGTCAAAGAAAAACAATCCGAAAAAGCAGAACAATACTTCAAACTCAAATCTGATTTAGATGAATCTGATAAAAACTTACGTTACCTCAAACTAAGAGACTTCAAACGTAGGATGAAAAAATCAGATGAAGATTTATTAGAGATCCGAGAAAAAAACAAATCGATTTTATCCCTCATCCAAAACGAAACCAATTTGATCTCCGAAAAGGAAACCACAAAGGAAGCCAAAGAAAGAGAGATCGCTGAAATTGATAAAAAATTATTCGATCATCTTTCCAAAAGCCAAATCCAAAAAGAAAAAATCGCGAAAAACAAAACCTTCATCCAAGAATATGAATTACGCATTGGTGAAATTCAGTCTTCCTTAGAATTGGAAAACCAAGCAACGATCAAACTAGAAGTTGAAAAAAAGGCGATTGAACTCGAAAACGAACGCCAAAGGGAAATCCAAGCAACCCTCCAAGAAGAAATCACAGAATTAGAATCCAAACGAGTTTCCTTAGAACTTTCCATCAAAGAAGAGGAAAAGGCAATCGAAGAAAAAGAAACCCGCATTGGAGAAAATGAAAAACGCCATATCACCCTCCGCGAAAAACAAAAAACAGTAATTCTTGAACTCATCCAAGAATTAGAAAATAAAAAAAGAGAATCCAAAGAAGGGGAAGAACTTCGAAACCAAAACAAATTGGAATTGGTATCTCTCTCAAACGAATTCCAAACCAAATTACAATCAGCTCTTCACCAATTAGAATCATCCAATCTTGACGAAGCAAAAGAATCCTTAAAAGGGATTCGCTTTGACCTATACTCAGAAAAACTCATTGGTTTTTTGAAAAAAGAAGATGATTTTAGAAATCTTCTTTTTGATAAAGATGGGATTTTATCGAAAAAAGAATCCATTGATCAAGAAATCGAAGATTTAATTTTAGAAAACGAAAACCTAACACGGGGTATTCGAGACAACCAAAGTAATATCATTCTTTTCAGAAATCGTTGGGAAGAAACGAGAACCCAAATCGTTGAATTAGAAAAAAAACTCCTTGAATCCAATTCTCGTTTGGAAAACCAACAAAAGGAAATTACTGTCCTTGAGGAAAGGATAGGAGAAATCCAACACCGTATATTGAGTGCTAAAGAACAGGAATCTGTCATCAGGGAGAAAAAAGAGGGACTTGAAAAGGAGGTTGAGTTTTTGGAAAAAGAAATCGCAGAAGCCTACCAAGAATTCCTTTCCATGAGCCGTATTTTGGAATCCGAAAAAGAAACCTTACAAACTTTAGTCGAAGAAATTTCAGGAATCAAATCTAATATTTCAAAGAACCAAGAAGTATTTCAAAATCTACTGCCACTCCTTTCCGAAAAAGAAAGAACCAGTTCTGCACTGAAAGTGCAAATTGATTCCCTCGTGGAAGAGTTGTACAACGACTACTCATTAACCGATTCGGAATTAGAAACAGAAAGGGGAGGTTTTGAGCTCGACCAAAAAGCGGAAGAAAGACGACTTCGTTCTGCCAAATCCGAAATCCAACTGCTTGGTTCCATCAACCCATTAGCCATTGAAGAGTATCGTAATATCAAAGAAATTTACGAACACAACCTAAAACAAAAACAAGACATTGAAAGTTCGAAAAAGGATATTGAAGAAGTATTAAAACGAATCAATGAAGAATCGGAAAAACTCTTCCAATTGACCTTTGAAAGGATCAAAGAAAATTTCCAAGAAACTTTCTCCACATTGTTTAATGGAGGTCGTGCTACTTTAGAACTCACAGAAAAAGAAGATTCTTTGAATTCTGGAGTGGAAATTATGGCGGAACCTCCAGGAAAACATGTTCAAAACTTACGTTTGTTATCTGGTGGGGAAAAATCACTTACTGCAATTGCACTTCTATTTGCAATATATATGGTGAAGCCAAGTCCATTCTGCTTTTTGGATGAGATTGATGCAGCCTTAGATGAAGCAAACAAATTAAGATTTTGCCAAATCCTCGATAGATTCAAAGACAAAACCCAATTCATTGTTGTGTCTCACGCACAATCCACCATCTCAAGAGCCAATGCTATCTTTGGAGTGACGAACGAAGAACCGGGGATCTCTAAGATCCTTTCGTTACGATTGGATGAAGCAAAATCTTTCTCGAAACAAATTACCCAAAAGACAGGAACAGAAAATTAA
- a CDS encoding Cys-rich protein — MKKTNRLFSILALVLFTGSIQAADFPKCKEACDKFYNCSVQVNPNATEEQKSTLRRGCEFNCNRHKYYNKIASCLTAGDSCKAFSTCIMKEMQANK, encoded by the coding sequence ATGAAAAAAACAAACCGTTTGTTTTCAATTTTGGCTCTAGTGTTATTCACTGGATCCATCCAAGCAGCAGATTTTCCTAAGTGTAAAGAAGCTTGTGATAAGTTTTACAATTGTTCGGTCCAAGTGAATCCGAATGCAACAGAAGAACAAAAATCAACTCTCCGTAGAGGTTGTGAGTTCAATTGTAACCGACACAAATACTACAACAAAATCGCAAGTTGCCTCACAGCTGGTGACAGTTGTAAAGCTTTCTCCACTTGCATCATGAAAGAGATGCAAGCAAACAAATAG